A window of Actinomadura viridis genomic DNA:
TGGGCGTCGCTGCACGGGGTGATTCCCCGGTGACCCCCGGTCGAGGCGAGGTTGGGACGATCTTTGCCGACTCTTACCGGGACAGGGCCGGCCGGGGCGCGGTGCCGCCCGCCGCGTCCGCGAAATGGCACCGGACCGGATGCCCGAGGCCGCCCCGCACCACCAGTTCCGGCACCTCCTCCGCGCAGCGGTCCGAGGCCATGTAGCAGCGGGTGCGGAACCGGCATCCGCTCGGCGGCGCCGCCGGCGAGGGCACCTCGCCCCCGAGCACGATCTCGCCCGGGGCGTCGCCGCCGGCCGGGTCCGGGCGGTCGTGCACCGAGGGCGCCGCCGACAGCAGCGCCCGCGTGTACGGGTGCTGGGGATCGGCGAAGACCTCCTCGGCGGCGCCGTGCTCCACGATCGTCCCCAGGTACATGACCGCGACGTCGTGGGCGATGTGGCGCACCACGTCCAGGTCGTGGGAGATGAACAGGTACGCGACGCCCAGCTCGGACTGCAGGCCGGCCAGCAGGTTCAGGATCTGCGCGCGCACGGACACGTCCAGCGCCGAGACGGCCTCGTCGCACACGATGAGCCGCGGGCGCAGCGCCAGCGCCCGCGCGATGCTGACACGCTGGCACTGCCCGCCCGACAGCTCGTGCAGGTGGCGGGAGCCGTGCTCGGCGCGCAGCCCGACCAGGTCGAGCAGCCGGGCGACCTCCGCGTCGTACCGCGCGCGGGGGACGATCCCGGGATGGACGCGCCAGCCCTCGGAGATGACCGACGCGACGCTCATCCGCGGGTTGAGCGAGGTGTAGGGGTCCTGGAAGACCATCTGCAGGTCGCGGCTCAGGCCGCGGCGGCGCCGGGGCGAGATGGCGGCCAGGTCGTGCCCGGCGAACTCGATCGATCCGGCGAAGGCCGGGCGCAGCCCGACGATGGCCCGCGCCAGCGTCGACTTGCCGCAGCCGGACTCGCCGACCACGCCGAGGGTCCGCCCGGCCCGGACGGCCAGGTCGACGCCGGCGACGGCGCGCACCCGCCGCCGCCCCAGCCCCCGGCCGCCGCGGTGCTCGTACCCGGCCTCCAGGCCGCTGACCCGCAGCACGACCTCGCCGCCGGTCTCGGTCACGGTGCTCATCGCGCCTCCTCGGTCCGCTCGCCGGCTCCGCCGGGCTCCTGTCCGCCGCGCCGTTCCGCGCGGCCCTCCCCGCCGCCGTCCTTGCCGCCGTCCGCGCCGCCCGCCTCCCCGGCGCGCCCGCCCGGGGCCGTCTCGGCGAGGACGGCGGCGGTGTTGTGGCAGGCCACCGCGCGTTCCGCGCCGGCCGGGACCAGCGGCGGGTCGTCGGTCAGGCAGCGGCCGGTGGCGAACGGGCAGCGGGGGTGGAACGCGCACCCTCCCGGGAGCCGCCGCGGGTCGGGCGGCTGCCCGGGGATGGGGCGCAGCCCGCCCGCCTCGGTCTCGGCGTCGGGCACCGCGCGCAGGAGCCCGAGCGTGTACGGGTGCGCGGGACGGGTGTAGACGGCGTCGAGCGGCCCGCGCTCCACCACCCGCCCCGCGTACATCACCGCGACCTCCTGGGCGATCCGGGCGACCACCCCGAGGTCGTGCGAGACCAGCAGCGTCGCCAGGTCCGCCTCGCGCTGCCGCCGCGCGAGCAGCCGCAGGATCTGGGCCTGGACGGTGACGTCGAGCGCGGTGGTGGGCTCGTCGGCCAGCAGGACCCGCGGGCCCAGCGCCAGCGCCATCGCGATCACCGCCCGCTGCCGCATCCCGCCGGAGAACTCGTGCGGGTAGGCGTCGAACCGGGCGTCGGCGTCGGCGATGCCGACCTCGGCCATCAGCGCGACCGCCTTGGCGCGCGCGGTGCGCCGGTCGTCCCCGAGCCGGCGGCGGAACGGCTCGGCGACCTGCCGGCCGACGGTGAAGCCGGGGTTGAGGGCGGCCATCGGGTCCTGGAAGACCATCGCGACCTCCCGTCCCCGCGCCTCCCGCCAGCGCGCGGCGGAGAACCCGGCGACGTCCCGGCCGCCGAGGGTGATGGTGCCCGAGGTGGCCGCCGCGCCGGGCGGCAGGAGGCCGATGAGGCTGAGCGCGGTGAGGCTCTTGCCGCTGCCGGACTCGCCGACCAGCGCCAGGACGCGGCCGCGGCGCAGTTCCAGGTCGACGCCCCGGACGATCGGGGTGGCGCGCCGCCCCGAGCCGAAGCCGATGTGGACGTCCGACAGCCGCGCGGCGACCTCGCCGCCGGCGCCGGGGGGTTTCCGAGCGGGGTGGGTGGCGGTTGTCATCA
This region includes:
- a CDS encoding ABC transporter ATP-binding protein, with translation MMTTATHPARKPPGAGGEVAARLSDVHIGFGSGRRATPIVRGVDLELRRGRVLALVGESGSGKSLTALSLIGLLPPGAAATSGTITLGGRDVAGFSAARWREARGREVAMVFQDPMAALNPGFTVGRQVAEPFRRRLGDDRRTARAKAVALMAEVGIADADARFDAYPHEFSGGMRQRAVIAMALALGPRVLLADEPTTALDVTVQAQILRLLARRQREADLATLLVSHDLGVVARIAQEVAVMYAGRVVERGPLDAVYTRPAHPYTLGLLRAVPDAETEAGGLRPIPGQPPDPRRLPGGCAFHPRCPFATGRCLTDDPPLVPAGAERAVACHNTAAVLAETAPGGRAGEAGGADGGKDGGGEGRAERRGGQEPGGAGERTEEAR
- a CDS encoding ABC transporter ATP-binding protein; translation: MSTVTETGGEVVLRVSGLEAGYEHRGGRGLGRRRVRAVAGVDLAVRAGRTLGVVGESGCGKSTLARAIVGLRPAFAGSIEFAGHDLAAISPRRRRGLSRDLQMVFQDPYTSLNPRMSVASVISEGWRVHPGIVPRARYDAEVARLLDLVGLRAEHGSRHLHELSGGQCQRVSIARALALRPRLIVCDEAVSALDVSVRAQILNLLAGLQSELGVAYLFISHDLDVVRHIAHDVAVMYLGTIVEHGAAEEVFADPQHPYTRALLSAAPSVHDRPDPAGGDAPGEIVLGGEVPSPAAPPSGCRFRTRCYMASDRCAEEVPELVVRGGLGHPVRCHFADAAGGTAPRPALSR